The Chitinophagales bacterium genome has a segment encoding these proteins:
- a CDS encoding DUF4296 domain-containing protein, whose product MAILLLPSVIACKNKKVSEENMVKVMLDGFLSYAYLQQYNTEPQLIKHKSFMRDSIYLDILKHYDIDTTSFYYTLNYYEQNPSEYQKLLKIVQDSIHQIDSVLLATGKTQIQDTIQKIVEPITNDSILQQKSQEYLEQFKESRRKINHYGLKVHSFVTD is encoded by the coding sequence ATGGCAATTCTACTATTGCCAAGCGTTATTGCATGTAAAAATAAAAAAGTTTCAGAAGAAAACATGGTTAAAGTTATGTTAGATGGTTTTTTAAGCTATGCCTATCTTCAACAATACAATACAGAACCACAACTAATTAAGCATAAATCGTTTATGAGAGATAGTATTTATCTAGATATTTTAAAACACTATGATATAGATACTACCTCATTTTATTACACGCTAAACTACTATGAGCAAAATCCAAGCGAGTATCAAAAACTATTAAAAATAGTGCAAGATTCTATTCATCAGATAGATAGTGTTTTATTGGCTACTGGAAAAACGCAGATACAAGATACGATACAAAAAATTGTAGAACCAATTACAAATGATAGTATCTTACAACAAAAATCACAAGAATACTTAGAACAATTCAAAGAAAGTAGAAGAAAAATAAACCACTATGGACTAAAAGTCCATAGTTTTGTTACGGACTGA
- a CDS encoding UPF0175 family protein, with protein sequence MVDTISINYPESLAFSLKMNNKEFQNEMKTMSLIKLYELGKISSGTASDLLNISRIEFIELLAKYNVSQYHKGLEDELISDFNNA encoded by the coding sequence ATGGTAGATACAATTTCAATAAATTATCCTGAGTCTTTGGCATTTTCTTTAAAGATGAACAATAAAGAATTTCAGAATGAGATGAAAACTATGTCGTTGATTAAACTTTATGAATTAGGTAAAATCTCTTCAGGTACTGCTTCTGACTTATTAAATATAAGTAGAATTGAATTTATAGAATTATTAGCAAAATATAATGTATCTCAATATCATAAAGGTCTCGAAGATGAACTAATTTCTGATTTTAACAATGCCTAA
- a CDS encoding hemolysin III family protein gives MKLETKKEIANTITHGIPLIAFLVMIPILIVKAVNHQFINWKLVGISLFAFGLFSVYTSSTFYHAIFHVKTKRILRIFDHISIYFLIAGSYSAFMFLFFPNRISFPFLIVLWSIVALGIIKKIFLTGKYDTLSTLLYIFLGCMGLFLAKHMFTYVPNVSLWLIFIGGFSYLFGVIFYAWKGYRYHHAVWHVFVFIGSLSHFFGVYLGINA, from the coding sequence ATGAAGTTGGAAACAAAAAAAGAAATTGCTAATACGATTACTCATGGTATTCCGTTGATTGCCTTTTTGGTGATGATTCCGATTTTAATTGTGAAAGCAGTTAATCATCAATTCATCAATTGGAAATTGGTTGGTATTAGTTTGTTTGCATTTGGTTTGTTTAGTGTTTATACTTCATCTACTTTTTATCATGCTATTTTTCATGTGAAGACGAAAAGAATTTTACGCATTTTTGACCATATTAGCATTTACTTTTTAATTGCAGGAAGTTATTCTGCTTTTATGTTTTTGTTTTTTCCTAATCGCATTTCCTTTCCGTTCTTAATTGTATTGTGGTCGATTGTAGCACTTGGCATCATTAAAAAAATATTTTTAACAGGAAAATACGATACGCTGTCTACGCTTTTGTATATTTTTTTAGGATGTATGGGCTTATTTTTAGCAAAGCATATGTTTACTTATGTGCCTAATGTTTCGCTTTGGTTGATTTTTATCGGTGGATTTTCATACTTATTTGGTGTGATTTTTTACGCATGGAAAGGTTATAGATATCATCATGCAGTTTGGCATGTGTTTGTTTTTATAGGTAGTTTAAGTCACTTTTTTGGTGTATATTTAGGTATAAATGCTTGA
- a CDS encoding DUF3368 domain-containing protein, with protein sequence MPKIVVSNTTPILSLLKIDKLELLKHLYQSLTIPYAVYEEIEFGKEKIYYKDLSKIEWINIKKIKDKNSLNYFIDLDKGEAEVLILSKEINADLVIIDEIIGRRYAKLMELNLTGTLGILLKAKSLGLISSVKSLILELENKGNWFDKNLISKVLNIANEA encoded by the coding sequence ATGCCTAAAATTGTAGTATCTAATACCACGCCAATACTATCTCTACTAAAAATAGATAAACTTGAGTTATTGAAACACTTATATCAATCTTTAACTATTCCATATGCTGTTTATGAAGAAATTGAGTTTGGTAAAGAGAAAATTTACTACAAAGACTTATCAAAAATCGAATGGATTAATATCAAAAAAATAAAAGATAAAAACTCATTGAACTATTTTATTGATCTTGACAAAGGTGAAGCTGAAGTTTTAATTTTATCGAAAGAAATTAATGCTGACTTAGTTATTATTGATGAAATTATTGGAAGAAGATATGCAAAACTAATGGAACTTAATTTAACTGGAACACTAGGTATTCTTTTAAAAGCAAAATCTTTAGGTTTAATAAGCTCTGTAAAATCATTAATTTTAGAACTAGAAAATAAAGGAAATTGGTTTGATAAAAATTTAATTTCTAAAGTACTAAATATTGCAAATGAAGCGTAA
- the dcm gene encoding DNA (cytosine-5-)-methyltransferase — translation MIPINKNTLKNYKFIDLFAGIGGFHLALDAFGATCVFASEWDKYAAKTYQENFNFKPFGNITKIVEQDIPTHDILCAGFPCQAFSISGKQKGFEDTRGTLFFDIARIVNYHQPKVLFLENVKNLVKHNSGKTLKTIKNTLESLDYNVFLKVLNTSNFGLPQNRERVYIVGFHNSINSSNFKFPIPPNLQVCLEDILEDKPINAKIIERNDIEIYKKYAITNSLFEDKALVNKPIQIGKVNKGGQGERIYHTLGHAITLSAYGGGIGAKTGLYLIEDKIRKLSPRECARLQGFPENFIINSSNTQAYKQFGNSVSINVLQYILVEISKILKADEVQPNIKKVEYA, via the coding sequence ATGATACCAATCAATAAAAATACACTTAAAAACTATAAATTTATTGACCTATTTGCAGGTATCGGTGGATTTCATTTGGCTTTAGATGCTTTTGGTGCTACTTGCGTTTTTGCTTCGGAATGGGATAAATATGCAGCTAAAACCTATCAAGAAAATTTTAATTTTAAACCATTTGGAAATATTACTAAAATAGTAGAACAAGATATTCCAACACATGATATTTTATGTGCTGGGTTTCCATGTCAAGCATTTTCAATTTCTGGAAAACAAAAAGGTTTTGAAGATACACGAGGTACTCTATTTTTTGATATAGCAAGAATTGTAAATTATCACCAACCTAAAGTTTTATTTTTAGAAAATGTAAAAAATTTAGTCAAGCACAATTCAGGTAAAACATTAAAAACAATAAAAAATACACTAGAAAGTTTAGATTATAATGTATTTTTAAAAGTATTAAATACTAGTAATTTTGGACTTCCACAAAATAGAGAAAGGGTTTATATTGTAGGATTCCATAATTCAATTAATTCAAGCAACTTTAAATTCCCTATTCCACCAAATCTACAAGTTTGTTTAGAAGATATTTTAGAGGATAAACCAATAAATGCCAAAATAATTGAAAGAAACGATATTGAAATTTATAAAAAGTATGCAATAACAAACTCACTTTTTGAAGATAAAGCGTTAGTGAATAAACCTATTCAAATCGGAAAAGTAAATAAAGGTGGACAAGGCGAACGGATTTATCATACTTTGGGTCATGCTATTACGCTATCTGCTTATGGTGGAGGTATTGGTGCTAAAACTGGTTTGTATTTAATTGAAGACAAAATTAGAAAGTTATCACCAAGAGAATGTGCTAGGTTACAAGGATTTCCAGAAAATTTTATTATTAATTCTTCAAATACACAAGCATATAAACAATTTGGAAATAGTGTTTCTATAAATGTTTTACAGTATATTCTTGTAGAAATAAGCAAAATATTGAAAGCAGATGAAGTGCAGCCGAATATTAAAAAAGTAGAATATGCGTAA
- a CDS encoding FAD-dependent oxidoreductase — translation METLDVIVVGGGYAGLSCAYYLQQQGYNVKLFEASPFIGGRAKSEKINGFILDRGTHYYHHSTTELKKIINLKDLQLKNLYPGYLLRYEDSFYVYTNPLYKTIDTFSTAIAKNANLKDKLRMFSLFVKLKATPYNVLVKEKDTSTYEFLKKSGFSQQTINTLFRPMMAANIFDWNLQSSSKIAKLYLKSLFADQIALPKDGIGSIAEAISKQLNPASIRIKSKIKQVTEDGVIFENGNFLKAKAVVIATNTLSANKLYPTKSLTVESTHVSTIYFESNQAPISKPIVLLNGEGKGIVNHIFIPTLLHSNYAPSGKHLIAVNIVKPHDFDDDELVTKVQVELANWFGLQVQDWNHIKTYHIKYAMPFQPILDKVEFVKPLAYNVFFAGDGIAVGTMESALRSGRETAQHIHQNVLSKQKSRREEAVY, via the coding sequence ATGGAAACCTTAGATGTCATAGTTGTTGGTGGTGGTTATGCTGGACTAAGCTGTGCTTATTATTTACAGCAACAAGGTTATAATGTAAAGCTATTTGAAGCTTCGCCATTTATTGGTGGAAGGGCTAAAAGCGAAAAAATAAATGGTTTTATTTTAGATAGAGGAACACATTATTACCATCATTCTACTACAGAGCTTAAAAAGATTATTAATCTAAAAGACTTACAACTTAAAAACTTATATCCAGGATATTTATTGCGATATGAAGATAGTTTTTATGTGTATACGAATCCATTGTATAAAACAATAGATACTTTTTCAACAGCAATTGCTAAAAATGCTAACTTAAAAGATAAATTACGCATGTTTAGCTTATTTGTAAAACTAAAAGCAACACCGTATAATGTTTTAGTAAAAGAAAAAGATACTTCTACTTATGAGTTTTTAAAGAAAAGTGGATTTTCGCAACAAACCATAAATACACTTTTCCGACCAATGATGGCTGCAAATATCTTTGATTGGAATTTACAATCGTCGTCTAAAATTGCAAAGCTATATTTAAAATCTTTGTTTGCCGACCAAATTGCCTTGCCTAAAGATGGTATTGGTAGCATAGCAGAAGCAATTAGTAAGCAATTAAATCCAGCATCAATTCGTATAAAATCAAAAATTAAGCAAGTAACCGAAGATGGTGTTATTTTTGAAAATGGCAATTTCCTTAAAGCAAAAGCCGTAGTTATAGCTACTAATACATTAAGTGCTAATAAATTATATCCTACAAAATCATTAACTGTAGAAAGTACACATGTAAGTACTATTTATTTTGAAAGCAATCAAGCACCAATTTCTAAACCAATTGTATTATTGAATGGAGAGGGAAAAGGTATCGTCAATCACATATTTATACCTACATTATTACACAGCAATTATGCACCAAGTGGCAAGCATCTTATAGCAGTAAACATTGTAAAGCCACACGATTTTGATGATGATGAATTGGTAACTAAAGTACAAGTTGAATTAGCCAATTGGTTTGGTTTACAAGTACAAGATTGGAATCATATTAAGACTTATCATATAAAATATGCAATGCCATTTCAACCTATACTAGATAAAGTAGAATTTGTAAAACCATTAGCATATAATGTATTTTTTGCAGGAGATGGAATTGCAGTTGGAACTATGGAATCTGCACTAAGAAGTGGAAGAGAAACAGCACAACACATACATCAAAATGTATTATCTAAACAAAAAAGCAGAAGAGAAGAAGCTGTTTATTAG
- a CDS encoding type II toxin-antitoxin system ParD family antitoxin — protein MAKNTSILLGDYFDNLINEQVKSGKFSSASEVIRTALRLFEFEETKKTELINELKKGEQSGFVKEFNRENFRKELHQKYVAEK, from the coding sequence ATGGCTAAAAATACATCCATTTTATTAGGTGATTATTTTGACAATCTCATAAATGAACAAGTTAAAAGTGGAAAGTTTTCTTCTGCAAGCGAAGTTATACGAACTGCGCTAAGATTATTTGAGTTCGAAGAAACGAAAAAAACAGAATTAATAAACGAACTAAAAAAAGGAGAGCAGTCAGGTTTTGTAAAAGAATTTAATCGAGAAAATTTTCGTAAAGAGCTTCATCAAAAATATGTTGCTGAAAAATGA
- a CDS encoding pyridoxal phosphate-dependent aminotransferase family protein: MNINQRIQYYLEQRKENQLFRKLTSSNTLVDFSSNDYLGFAKSAWIKQQMEQDVKLLQQIGSTGSRLLNGNHTIIEALEQQIANFHYAEAALFFNSGYNANVGLISTVARKEDIIIYDEKVHASIHVGMQLSKATLIPFKHNNLNDLSEQLLQVKTNGVVFVIVETMYSMDGDIADLKTIAQLCKQYQANLIIDEAHSIGLFGEKGRGLANEQGVEQDCFARVYTYGKALGSHGAAVAGSQDLQDYLINFAKPFIYSTAPLLLDFLSVKHSYNFLQQNKNQLIKLNCLINYFKEKIKTQNVVKNIKGIGPIFLFMFNSVEATKKTASFLQAQGLDCRAIVYPTVAQNEPRIRIVLHSYNTTQEIDQLIELITSQLQLQ, from the coding sequence ATGAACATCAACCAAAGAATACAATATTATTTAGAACAACGGAAAGAAAATCAATTATTTAGAAAGTTAACTTCAAGTAATACGCTAGTAGATTTTTCTTCAAACGACTATCTAGGTTTTGCTAAATCAGCTTGGATAAAACAACAAATGGAGCAAGATGTAAAATTACTACAACAAATTGGTTCAACTGGTTCTCGTTTACTCAATGGCAATCATACAATTATAGAAGCATTAGAACAGCAAATTGCCAATTTTCATTATGCAGAAGCTGCCTTGTTTTTTAATTCTGGTTACAATGCCAATGTTGGGTTAATTAGCACAGTTGCAAGAAAAGAAGACATTATCATTTACGATGAAAAAGTGCATGCATCTATTCATGTTGGAATGCAATTGAGTAAAGCAACTTTAATTCCATTTAAACACAATAACTTAAATGATTTAAGTGAACAATTACTTCAAGTAAAAACCAATGGTGTTGTATTTGTTATAGTAGAAACAATGTATTCTATGGATGGCGATATTGCTGACTTAAAAACTATTGCTCAGCTTTGTAAACAATATCAAGCGAACTTAATTATTGATGAAGCACACAGCATAGGTTTATTTGGCGAAAAGGGCAGAGGTTTAGCAAATGAACAAGGTGTAGAGCAAGATTGCTTTGCTAGAGTATATACTTATGGAAAAGCATTAGGAAGTCATGGTGCAGCAGTAGCAGGAAGCCAAGATTTACAAGACTACTTAATCAATTTTGCAAAGCCATTTATCTATTCAACAGCACCTTTATTGCTAGATTTTTTGAGCGTGAAACATAGTTATAATTTTTTGCAACAAAATAAAAATCAATTGATTAAGTTGAATTGTTTAATTAATTACTTTAAAGAAAAAATCAAAACACAAAATGTAGTAAAAAACATAAAAGGCATTGGTCCAATTTTTCTATTCATGTTTAATTCTGTCGAAGCAACAAAAAAAACAGCTTCATTTTTACAAGCACAAGGTTTAGATTGTAGAGCCATTGTTTATCCAACAGTAGCACAAAACGAACCAAGAATTAGAATTGTACTACACAGTTATAACACTACACAAGAAATAGATCAATTGATTGAGTTAATTACTAGTCAGTTGCAATTACAATAA
- a CDS encoding type II toxin-antitoxin system RelE/ParE family toxin, whose translation MNYKISNEAKQDIENIWHYTFENWSLEQAERYLDLIIDEIEYIAKQPYYGKDCSDIRKGYLKSRIKSHFIFYKINEKQNEVEIIRILHQSMEVENRLAD comes from the coding sequence ATGAATTATAAAATAAGCAACGAAGCAAAGCAGGATATTGAAAATATTTGGCACTATACTTTTGAAAATTGGTCATTAGAACAAGCAGAACGATATCTTGATTTGATAATAGATGAAATAGAATATATTGCCAAGCAACCATATTACGGAAAAGATTGTAGTGATATAAGAAAAGGATATTTAAAGAGTCGAATAAAATCGCATTTTATCTTTTATAAAATCAATGAGAAGCAGAATGAAGTAGAAATTATTAGAATTTTACATCAAAGCATGGAGGTTGAAAATAGATTAGCTGATTAA
- the tnpA gene encoding IS200/IS605 family transposase translates to MEYQRVNGHSISRLTVHIVWATKYRYAVLEGDIKVRCRSLLMQICEAEDIVILKGVVSKDHIHMHIEYRPSQSISSMVKLLKGRSSRKIQIEFPELKKRYWGRHFWAIGYGCWSTGNITDEMVNEYLEHHRNPNTNSNDNFIIE, encoded by the coding sequence ATGGAATACCAAAGGGTCAATGGTCATAGCATATCACGGCTTACAGTACATATTGTTTGGGCTACAAAATATAGATATGCAGTATTGGAAGGAGATATAAAAGTAAGGTGTAGAAGTCTTTTGATGCAAATATGTGAAGCAGAAGATATTGTAATATTGAAAGGAGTAGTATCCAAAGATCATATTCATATGCATATAGAATATCGTCCATCACAATCAATAAGTAGCATGGTAAAATTATTGAAAGGACGCAGTTCACGAAAAATACAGATAGAGTTTCCAGAGTTAAAGAAGAGATATTGGGGTCGTCATTTTTGGGCAATAGGTTATGGTTGCTGGAGTACAGGTAATATAACAGATGAAATGGTAAATGAATATTTAGAACATCATAGGAATCCAAATACGAACTCAAATGATAATTTTATAATTGAATAG
- a CDS encoding acyl transferase: MINIDRNSFDAVALSLFNYQYQHNLVYQQFVNLLNINIYSIKTIEQIPFLPITFFKSRQIIDTTQQVSTIFESSGTTQQNNSRHFVADTNWYQQISQQLFETQFGKLDDWIVLALLPSYLERENSSLVFMVDYFINQTKNNISGFYLYNYDDLNTALQTAKKANKKVLLLGVSFALLDFAEQFPQDLSFCTIMETGGMKGKRPEMTKEALHHILKNAFHVTRIYSEYGMTEMLSQAYSFEKGIFKTSATLKILLRNITDPFEVYSKGKGAFNVIDLANIHSCSFIAVDDIGAVFEDESFTIYGRLQDAPTRGCNLMLEDYR; encoded by the coding sequence ATCATTAATATAGACAGAAATTCGTTTGATGCTGTTGCATTATCACTTTTTAACTATCAGTATCAACATAATTTGGTGTATCAACAGTTTGTAAATTTGTTAAATATTAATATTTATTCGATTAAAACGATTGAGCAAATTCCATTTCTGCCTATTACTTTTTTTAAAAGTCGACAAATTATAGATACTACACAACAAGTATCAACTATATTTGAAAGCAGTGGTACTACACAACAAAATAACAGTCGACATTTTGTAGCAGACACAAATTGGTATCAACAAATTAGTCAACAATTATTTGAAACGCAATTTGGTAAATTAGATGATTGGATTGTTTTGGCATTGCTTCCATCGTATCTAGAAAGAGAAAATAGTTCTTTGGTATTTATGGTTGATTATTTTATCAATCAAACAAAAAACAATATTTCTGGATTTTATTTATACAATTACGATGATTTAAATACGGCTTTGCAAACTGCAAAAAAAGCAAACAAAAAAGTATTGTTGCTTGGTGTAAGTTTTGCTTTATTGGATTTTGCAGAACAGTTTCCGCAAGATTTATCTTTTTGTACGATTATGGAAACTGGTGGTATGAAAGGCAAGCGACCAGAAATGACAAAAGAAGCACTACACCATATTTTAAAAAATGCATTTCATGTTACTCGTATTTATTCTGAATATGGTATGACAGAAATGCTGTCGCAAGCGTATAGTTTTGAAAAAGGTATTTTTAAAACAAGTGCTACTTTAAAAATTTTACTACGCAATATTACTGACCCATTTGAAGTTTATAGCAAAGGAAAAGGTGCTTTTAATGTAATAGATTTAGCCAATATACACAGTTGTAGTTTTATTGCTGTTGATGATATTGGTGCAGTTTTTGAAGACGAATCGTTTACTATTTATGGACGATTACAAGATGCACCAACTCGTGGTTGTAATTTAATGTTGGAAGATTATAGGTGA
- the bioB gene encoding biotin synthase BioB: protein MINNSSNNNVEYIKQVYHQPLMQLILQAASVHQQYHTVGEVQVCTLLSVKTGGCPEDCAYCPQAARYQTGVGVHKLLDVNTVIDKAKEAKDNGSTRFCMGAAWREVRENRDFDKVIEMVKGVNDLGLEVCCTMGMLTENQAERLKEAGLYAYNHNLDTDEENYDKIITTRNYEDRLNTIGNVRKAGISVCSGGIIGLGENDDARINMIHTLANLEQYPESVPINALVAVKGTPLEGMQKVPVWDMLRMIATVRIVMPTTQVRLSAGRMDMSMAEQALCFMAGANSIFAGDKLLTTPNPDYNDDQLMFDILGLQPRASFKEEPVVEEV, encoded by the coding sequence ATGATAAATAACAGTTCAAACAATAATGTAGAATACATCAAGCAAGTGTATCATCAACCATTGATGCAATTAATACTACAAGCAGCTTCAGTTCATCAACAATATCATACAGTAGGAGAAGTGCAAGTGTGTACGCTTTTATCTGTGAAAACTGGTGGTTGTCCAGAAGATTGTGCTTATTGTCCACAAGCAGCAAGATATCAAACAGGTGTTGGTGTTCACAAATTGTTAGATGTAAATACAGTAATTGATAAAGCAAAAGAAGCAAAAGATAATGGTTCAACCAGATTTTGCATGGGTGCAGCGTGGAGAGAAGTTAGAGAGAATAGAGATTTTGACAAAGTGATTGAAATGGTAAAAGGCGTAAACGACTTAGGTTTAGAAGTCTGCTGTACGATGGGAATGCTTACGGAAAATCAAGCCGAGCGATTAAAAGAAGCTGGCTTATATGCATATAATCACAACTTAGATACAGATGAAGAAAACTACGATAAAATCATTACTACAAGAAACTATGAAGACCGATTAAATACCATTGGCAATGTTCGCAAAGCTGGTATTAGTGTTTGTAGTGGTGGAATTATTGGCTTAGGCGAAAACGATGATGCACGAATTAATATGATTCATACTTTAGCTAACTTAGAACAATATCCTGAATCTGTGCCAATTAACGCTTTGGTGGCTGTAAAAGGAACGCCATTAGAAGGAATGCAAAAAGTACCAGTTTGGGATATGCTTAGAATGATTGCTACTGTTCGTATTGTTATGCCAACTACACAAGTACGACTGTCTGCTGGACGAATGGATATGTCTATGGCAGAACAAGCATTGTGTTTTATGGCTGGTGCAAATTCAATTTTTGCAGGAGATAAGCTCTTAACTACACCAAATCCAGATTATAACGACGACCAACTTATGTTTGATATACTCGGACTACAACCAAGAGCATCATTTAAAGAAGAACCAGTAGTAGAAGAGGTGTAA
- a CDS encoding YggS family pyridoxal phosphate-dependent enzyme, with the protein MTNIKALTELTKYCTENNVDLVAVSKTKSVGDILTAYNHGQKAFGENKVQELVSKYEALPKDIQWHMIGNLQSNKVKYIAPFVHLIHSVDSLKLALEINKQAEKNNRVIDVLLEVHIAAETNKIGFSEEELMALLEINAFDALKNINIIGVMGMATYTQSKVLIKNEFNHLKYIFDELKANYFTNDDFKIISMGMSGDYEIAVACGSNMIRIGSTIFGERERKKNSSVPI; encoded by the coding sequence ATGACAAACATAAAAGCATTAACAGAATTAACCAAATATTGTACTGAAAATAATGTTGATTTGGTTGCAGTTAGTAAAACAAAATCGGTTGGCGATATTCTAACAGCGTATAATCATGGACAAAAAGCTTTTGGCGAAAATAAGGTACAAGAGTTGGTTAGCAAATATGAAGCATTGCCTAAAGATATTCAATGGCATATGATTGGCAATTTACAAAGCAATAAAGTAAAATATATTGCTCCATTTGTGCATTTAATCCATTCTGTAGATAGCTTAAAATTGGCATTAGAAATTAATAAACAAGCTGAAAAAAACAACAGAGTAATTGATGTTTTATTGGAAGTTCATATAGCAGCAGAAACAAATAAAATTGGCTTTAGTGAAGAAGAATTAATGGCTCTTTTAGAAATTAATGCTTTTGATGCACTTAAAAATATTAATATTATTGGTGTGATGGGAATGGCTACTTATACTCAAAGTAAAGTTTTAATAAAAAATGAGTTCAATCATTTAAAATATATTTTTGATGAATTGAAAGCTAATTATTTTACTAATGATGATTTTAAAATTATTTCTATGGGAATGAGTGGTGACTACGAAATTGCTGTTGCTTGTGGTAGCAATATGATTCGTATTGGAAGTACTATTTTTGGTGAGCGAGAAAGAAAAAAGAATAGTTCTGTTCCTATTTAA
- a CDS encoding type II restriction endonuclease: MRKEQLKGSKTAKNGFANEDDIVFKFNNWQKDKDAQQWLLIMEYVLEEIEYVKAIKLSGYKTDVQVQITIKLKEAIDVQNIQVKLVSNLNGFNQIDKRWVDKYIEMWNIPIEIANLLKLYTGETKPNISYPKDNRRMFINEFTSEEQEDILNWLNSNKSLIVSDILKGRGQFSAEWMLVAQKVKENPRWILRPMNFCLNHFGNGNIEITKQGNIKIGRITMQRKGGDNGRATANMLQFKINPAELFDDK; the protein is encoded by the coding sequence ATGCGTAAAGAACAACTAAAAGGTTCTAAAACAGCAAAAAATGGTTTTGCAAATGAAGATGATATTGTATTTAAGTTTAATAATTGGCAAAAGGATAAAGATGCTCAACAGTGGCTTTTAATAATGGAATATGTCTTAGAAGAGATAGAGTATGTAAAAGCAATTAAATTAAGCGGATATAAAACAGATGTACAAGTTCAAATTACGATTAAACTTAAAGAAGCAATTGATGTCCAAAATATACAAGTAAAGTTAGTAAGCAATCTCAATGGCTTTAATCAAATAGATAAAAGATGGGTAGATAAGTATATAGAAATGTGGAATATACCTATTGAAATAGCTAATTTACTAAAATTATATACTGGAGAAACTAAACCTAATATTTCATATCCAAAAGATAATCGAAGAATGTTTATTAATGAGTTTACTTCAGAAGAACAAGAAGATATACTCAATTGGTTAAATAGCAATAAATCTTTAATCGTATCTGATATTTTAAAAGGTAGAGGTCAATTTTCTGCAGAATGGATGCTAGTTGCTCAAAAAGTTAAAGAAAATCCAAGATGGATTTTAAGACCTATGAATTTTTGTTTAAATCATTTTGGCAACGGAAATATAGAAATTACAAAACAAGGAAATATCAAAATTGGTAGAATTACTATGCAAAGAAAAGGAGGAGACAATGGAAGAGCTACAGCAAATATGTTGCAGTTTAAAATAAATCCAGCAGAGTTATTTGATGACAAATAA
- a CDS encoding diacylglycerol kinase family protein: protein MLDKKDEQQFSILKQFKSFKYAFDGFKSIIKTEHNFRIQVVSAIVVIIFSIIFRISGFEWCLVFFCIALVMITEILNTAIEKTCDKISVTYDADIKYIKDIAALAVVLATFTALIIALVIFVPKIVVLLL from the coding sequence ATGCTTGATAAAAAAGACGAACAACAGTTTTCTATTCTGAAACAGTTTAAGAGTTTTAAATATGCTTTTGATGGTTTTAAAAGCATTATAAAGACAGAACACAATTTTAGAATACAAGTTGTTTCTGCGATAGTGGTTATCATTTTTTCGATAATATTTAGAATTAGTGGTTTTGAATGGTGCTTGGTCTTTTTTTGTATTGCACTAGTAATGATTACCGAAATACTCAATACTGCTATTGAAAAAACCTGTGATAAAATTTCGGTTACTTACGATGCTGATATTAAATACATTAAAGACATTGCAGCATTGGCTGTTGTATTAGCCACTTTTACTGCATTAATTATTGCACTTGTAATATTTGTTCCGAAGATAGTAGTGCTTTTATTGTAA